A region from the Achromobacter seleniivolatilans genome encodes:
- a CDS encoding crotonase/enoyl-CoA hydratase family protein, producing the protein MNQLIHPDCHPFTAAGNMNQISAFYEEGRRVMWMMLRAQPRPCFNHQLIDEIMTLARAAKDSGLPIDFWVTGSLVPQIYNVGGDLNFFAEAIRTGKREALRAYARACVDCVHAASRGFDTGAVSLAMIEGTALGGGFEAALAHHFVLAQNNARMGFPEMAFNLFPGMGGYSLVARRSGMKLAEELISTGESHTAEWFHGKGLVDSLFEPGDAYKATRTFIDVLRPKLNGIRAMLRARQRVLNLSRSELMDITEDWVEAAFSIDPKDRAYMERLVIAQNRRTAGNPDAVQEATMH; encoded by the coding sequence ATGAATCAACTCATTCATCCAGACTGCCACCCCTTTACCGCAGCCGGCAACATGAACCAGATCTCAGCTTTTTATGAGGAGGGACGTCGTGTCATGTGGATGATGCTCCGGGCGCAACCACGGCCTTGCTTTAACCATCAACTCATCGACGAAATCATGACCTTGGCGCGCGCCGCCAAGGACTCCGGCCTGCCTATCGATTTCTGGGTCACGGGTTCTCTTGTGCCCCAGATCTATAACGTAGGCGGCGATCTGAACTTTTTTGCCGAAGCCATCCGCACAGGTAAACGTGAAGCCTTGCGGGCCTATGCCCGGGCATGCGTGGATTGCGTGCATGCGGCGTCACGCGGATTCGATACCGGCGCAGTTTCTTTGGCCATGATCGAAGGAACCGCGCTGGGCGGCGGCTTCGAAGCGGCCCTGGCCCACCATTTTGTGCTGGCGCAGAACAACGCCCGCATGGGTTTCCCGGAAATGGCGTTCAACCTGTTCCCGGGCATGGGCGGGTATTCGCTGGTGGCGCGCCGTTCAGGCATGAAGCTGGCCGAGGAATTGATCAGCACTGGCGAGTCGCACACGGCCGAATGGTTTCACGGCAAGGGGCTTGTGGACTCGCTGTTCGAACCGGGCGACGCCTACAAAGCCACGCGCACTTTCATCGACGTCTTGCGGCCCAAGCTCAATGGCATACGCGCCATGCTGCGGGCGCGCCAGCGCGTGCTGAACCTGTCACGGTCCGAACTGATGGACATTACCGAAGACTGGGTCGAAGCCGCATTTTCGATCGACCCGAAAGACCGCGCCTATATGGAACGTCTGGTGATCGCGCAGAACCGGCGCACTGCCGGCAACCCTGACGCCGTGCAGGAAGCCACGATGCACTAA
- the pdeR gene encoding cyclic di-GMP phosphodiesterase, with product MTENQDEKAILHTHFGTHSPYWRLSADSDAFELSAVKGATNVATALRPDQADTIRSLTGITSSVRIDIALHGDMLRLHLVGRKINPNEWAGTASAHSDTESVAKDLVEGLSFAETVVSEANSVIVIVDQNGRVQRFNKLSEEYTGKREQDIVGRSVFEMFMTREEAIASRRNIAEFYKRGQSYEVERTINTVKGRRLFLFRNKFVTSGSGEKRVYLICSGTDITEERQAQERLRVLANTDTLTNLPNRHAITTRLKGALAAGLEGKGGVLFLDLDNFKRINDHYGHGFGDRLLKAVSVAISTCLSEGQTLARLGGDEFIVLQEQAQAWELEATAERIIERLREPFRQGLIEVYTSCSIGIAMYPDHGADLDSVVRSADIAMYVAKEAGRHTYRVFQPEMDRRNADYVWLDTNLRKALAENHLMLYYQPKLAGRTGEVDSVEALLRWRSPERGLVCPSIFIPYAEESGLIAPLGVWVMREAARQAAAWKRDGLNIRIAVNMSARQLDDKGVVSDFMRAIGDAGLDPCMLDIELTESCLIDDEGAAIDLIKQFRQLGARVHLDDFGTGYSSLSQLARIPLDAIKLDASFVRGVNENPVSQALARAIVAVARTLELKVIAEGVETAEETAFLDTLGVDAKQGYLYAKPMPASEFTTWLANRRRLHLIA from the coding sequence ATGACTGAGAATCAGGACGAAAAAGCGATCCTGCACACGCATTTCGGTACACATAGTCCTTATTGGCGTCTGTCAGCCGACAGCGACGCCTTCGAGCTTTCCGCAGTCAAGGGCGCTACCAACGTCGCCACGGCGCTGCGCCCGGATCAGGCGGACACCATCCGATCCCTGACGGGCATTACGTCAAGCGTCCGCATCGATATCGCGCTGCATGGGGATATGCTGCGCCTGCATTTGGTTGGCCGCAAGATTAATCCGAACGAATGGGCTGGCACCGCATCGGCGCATTCCGACACCGAGTCCGTTGCCAAAGACCTGGTTGAAGGCCTGTCGTTTGCCGAGACCGTGGTGTCAGAAGCCAATTCCGTCATCGTCATCGTCGACCAGAACGGCCGCGTTCAGCGCTTTAACAAGCTGAGCGAGGAATACACCGGCAAGCGCGAGCAGGACATCGTGGGCCGCAGCGTGTTCGAGATGTTCATGACGCGCGAAGAGGCCATTGCGTCGCGGCGCAATATTGCCGAGTTCTATAAACGCGGCCAGTCCTACGAAGTTGAGCGCACCATCAACACGGTCAAGGGCCGCCGGCTGTTCTTGTTCCGCAATAAGTTTGTGACGAGCGGCAGCGGTGAGAAACGTGTCTACCTAATCTGCTCGGGTACGGACATCACCGAAGAGCGCCAGGCGCAGGAGCGTTTGCGTGTGCTGGCCAACACCGACACCCTGACCAACCTGCCCAACCGCCACGCCATCACGACGCGGCTGAAAGGGGCGCTGGCGGCGGGGCTTGAAGGTAAGGGTGGCGTGTTGTTCCTGGACCTGGACAACTTCAAGCGCATTAATGATCACTACGGCCATGGTTTTGGCGACCGCCTGCTCAAGGCGGTGTCGGTGGCGATTTCCACCTGCCTGTCCGAAGGCCAGACCCTGGCCCGGCTGGGCGGTGATGAGTTCATCGTCTTGCAGGAACAGGCGCAGGCTTGGGAGCTGGAAGCCACAGCCGAACGCATTATCGAGCGTTTGCGCGAACCCTTCCGCCAAGGGCTGATCGAGGTCTACACCAGTTGCTCGATCGGCATTGCCATGTACCCCGATCACGGCGCGGACCTGGACAGCGTGGTGCGCAGCGCTGATATCGCCATGTATGTGGCCAAAGAAGCAGGGCGCCATACCTACCGCGTGTTCCAGCCCGAAATGGACCGCCGCAACGCGGACTATGTGTGGCTGGATACGAACCTGCGCAAGGCTTTGGCCGAGAACCACCTGATGTTGTACTACCAGCCCAAGCTGGCTGGGCGCACGGGTGAAGTCGATAGCGTTGAAGCCTTGTTGCGCTGGCGCTCACCGGAACGCGGTTTGGTCTGCCCCAGCATATTCATCCCCTACGCCGAGGAATCTGGTCTGATCGCGCCGCTGGGCGTGTGGGTCATGCGTGAGGCGGCGCGTCAGGCGGCAGCGTGGAAACGCGATGGCTTGAATATTCGTATCGCCGTCAATATGTCGGCCCGGCAACTGGACGACAAGGGCGTGGTCAGCGATTTCATGCGCGCCATTGGCGATGCGGGCCTGGACCCTTGCATGCTGGATATCGAATTGACGGAAAGTTGCCTGATCGACGACGAAGGCGCGGCGATCGACCTGATCAAGCAATTCCGCCAGTTGGGCGCGCGCGTTCACCTGGATGACTTCGGCACGGGTTACTCGTCGCTCTCGCAGTTGGCGCGTATTCCGCTGGACGCGATCAAGCTGGACGCCAGCTTCGTGCGTGGCGTGAACGAAAACCCGGTGTCTCAAGCGTTGGCGCGCGCGATTGTTGCCGTGGCTCGCACGCTGGAATTGAAGGTCATTGCTGAAGGGGTGGAAACCGCCGAGGAAACCGCCTTCCTGGACACGCTGGGAGTGGACGCCAAGCAAGGCTATCTGTATGCCAAACCTATGCCCGCGTCCGAGTTCACCACTTGGCTTGCAAATCGGCGCCGGCTGCATCTGATTGCCTGA